The genomic stretch CAAGGCTTCGGGAATCCGGTTCATCCGCCGCCGCATCGTCGATCTCGTCGGCTGGATACTGCTGCCGCCTGCGGCGAAACAGGACATTGCCCAACCCACCGATTCCGGCCAGAACGGCCCCTCCTACAACCAGTCCAAGCAAACTGTCTGCCAACGGCCTGAGGTGAAAGAAGATGGCCCCCGTAAGACCAATGATCGCAAGCGGAACAGTGATCGCAAAGGGTAAGAGCCACGATTCCAAGTCTATGATAACCAAGGCCAACAGTGCAATAAAGAGCAGGCAATACGCAAAACTTGCGTAGCTCAGTCCAAAGAGCCGCACCGCGACGATGGCCAACTCCCCGCCCGCGATCTCGATCAACGGATATCGCACCGAAATCGGCGACCGGCAGGTCCGGCAATGGCCCCGCAGAAAAAGCCAGCTTAGAACCGGGACATTTTCCAGCGCGCCAATCTCCCGGTTGCAGCCCGGACAATGTGAAGGCGGCTGGACGATGGATTCACCGCGCGGAAGGCGGTAGATCAGGACGTTGGCAAAACTGCCCAGGGCCAGGCCCAGAATCGTCACAGGGGTATACACCAGCCACCAGGGCAGCGGTCCCCAGGGGGAGTCAACCATTACGGTCTCCTGCCGTTCATGGAAAGGCTAATAGAAAGTCGCCGTGACCGGATTGCACCGGCCACGGCGGCTTGACATCTCACCGGACTTCCGGCACCCGGCTCTTACGCGCCCGACTGGACCGCGCGACCAAGCATAAACACCGGCAGGTAAATCGAGATCAGAATGATGCCGATCACCGCGCCGATCATGATAATCATGAGCGGCTCGATC from bacterium encodes the following:
- a CDS encoding prepilin peptidase — protein: MTILGLALGSFANVLIYRLPRGESIVQPPSHCPGCNREIGALENVPVLSWLFLRGHCRTCRSPISVRYPLIEIAGGELAIVAVRLFGLSYASFAYCLLFIALLALVIIDLESWLLPFAITVPLAIIGLTGAIFFHLRPLADSLLGLVVGGAVLAGIGGLGNVLFRRRRQQYPADEIDDAAADEPDSRSLALPYAVTLGIMIAAVAGSFLVRLNSVTSGWSYVLYGALPFVVVALLYRWAFRPRKSTSAHDSVAFGKASEEIGEELKDAGSMGGGDIVFGMMAGVFLGWKLVLLMTFMASFLGTFLALLFVVMRINIRDLKIQFGPLLAVSALVCLLIGDSIIGWYIAFLTG